The Thermosipho melanesiensis BI429 sequence TTGAACCTATTCCTAGAAGAAGTGGAACAGATACTGATGAGGTACAATTAGTAAGAAAAGGTATAAAAACACAACTGTTATCAATACCTTTAAAATATATGCACACACCATATGAAAAAATCTCAATCCAGGATATTGAAAATACATCAAAATTGATAACATTTACCATTTCGGCATTGGAGGTGCAATAATGTATTTAAAAGAGCTTTCTGAGATAAATGGTGTTTCTGGCAACGAACAAAAAGTTAGAGACTTTATCTTAGATAAAATCAAGGATAAGGTTGATAAATATTGGATAGATAGAATGGGGAATTTAATAGTGTTTAAAAAAGGGAAATCAAAAGCTAAAGTTGTATTAGACGCACACATGGATGAAGTGGGATTTATGGTAACAAAAATAAATGATGATGGAACATTATCATTTATGCCAGTTGGTGGTGTTGATCCTAGAGTTGTAATAGGTAAAAAAGTTATAATAAACGATGAAATTGTAGGAATTATTGGATTTAAAGCAATTCATTTACAAGATAGTCCTTATAAAACTCCAGAATTTTCACAACTAAGCATTGATGCAGGGTTTTCTTCAAAAAAAGAAGCAGAAAAAAAAGTTAAAATAGGTGATTACGTTGCCTTTACGACAAAATACAAAGAAGTAGGTAATTTTGCCACTGGAAAGGCTTTCGACGATAGGGGTGGATGTAGTATACTAATTGATTTAATTGAAAAAAACATAAAAACTGATTACGATCTATATTTTGTATTTAGTGTACAAGAAGAAACTGGTTTAAGAGGATCAGCAGTAGTCGCCGAACAAATTCAACCAGACTTTGCTATTGCAATTGAAACAACAACTGCGGGTGACAATCCAGAACTTGATAAGGAACTTTGGGCAACTCATCTTGGTGAAGGCCCGGCAATTACATTTATGCACTCTGGTTATGTAATTGATAAAAATCTTTTTGAATCACTTGTAAAAACTGCAAAAGATAATAATATACCATTCCAATACAAAAGAAGGACTGCTGGAGGTACAAATGCAGCAAGATATGCAAGAAGTGCCTATGGTATCCCATCTGCAGTAATATCCATACCTTCAAGATATATTCATAGTCCACTTATAGTTATTAATTTGGAAGACTACAAAAACACAGTTTTACTTTTACAAAAATTTCTTGAAGAAGCTCCAATAAAATAAAGATGGCCCGTTTAGGAGCCATCTTTATTTTACATTTGGTATTAATACCTTCAATATTTCTTCGTTTTTGATTCTTATATATCCCTCACTTAACTCTTTTAAAGCTATACTTACATAGTTATTATCCCAAGTTTCCACATATGAATGCGCAAATTCTTTTAAATTCTCCGCTCTCTTTGCCACTGCTATGGGAATTGCAAATTTATACGGTATCTTTTTTAAAAGCTCGTCATAGTTAATTACGGGATTCATACTATTTACCTCCTTTAAGTAATTTCTCTTCTAGTTCTTCATCAAATATTCTTTTTGTCTTGTATGATTCTGCAATTACAATGGATTTCATTGCAATTATTGACTTTTCAAGATCACTATTAATTATCAAATAGTCAAACTCCTTAATCTTGGACATTTCCCATTTTGCATTCTCAAACCTTTTTAACATTATTTCTTCACTTTCTGTTCCTCTTTTTAAAAGTCTGTCCCTTAATACTTTATAACTTGGAGGAGCAACAAAAACAAAAACTGCATCTGAAAAATTTTTCTTAACTTGCAGAGCACCCTGTACATCTATATCTAATATTATCCTATTACCTTTCTTTATATTCTCAACCACAAACTTTTTTGGTGTACCATACAAATTACCATGTACCTGAGCCCACTCTAAAAACTCACCATTTTCTCGCATCTTTTTAAATTCCTCTTTACTTATAAAAAAATAATCCACTCCATTAATTTCACCAGGTCTCGGTGGGCGAGTTGTACATGAAACTGAAAATACAATCCTATCAAGTTTGTTTAATAAAGCATTTATTATACTAGTTTTTCCAACACCTGATGGTCCACTTACAACTATTAAAGTGCCTTCCATATTATCCCTTTCTTCTAATTCTCTCTAATTGTTCTTCAATTTCAAAAAATGATTGCATAAATCTCTGTGCAATTGTTTCTGGCTGAATAGCGCTTAAAATAATATGGTTACTATCTGATATAAGTATTGCTCTTGTTTTTCTTCCGTATGTTGCATCTATTAATTTTCCCTCTTCTTTAGCATCTTCCTTTAATCTTTTCAATGGCGCACTCTCTGGATTTACTATTGCAACAATTCTATCACCTGCGATAACATTCCCAAAACCAATATTAATAAGTCCAAACATAAACTTACACCTCCCAAATTATTCAATATTTTGAACTTGCTCTTTTAATTGAGAATTAATATATTTTCCTTCTAAAGCATAATTCGTAATTTCTAACATTCTACTTTTTGAAAGTATTGTATTAAATTCTCTATGAACCTCTTGCGTCAAAAAATTCAACAGAGTTCCAACTGGCTCATCAGACCTTATCAATTCTTCCAACCTAGTTAAATGACTTTTTAATCTCGCAATTTCTTCCCTTATATCCGCTTTATCAGCTATTAGTGCAACTGCAGTTTCAAATTGATTTACGTCTAACTCAACCTTTTCAGGTAATATTTCTTCGACATTTTCTCTAATTTTCTTTGCTATTTCACCCTTTAATTTAAATGATAAGCTACTAATACTTTCAACTATCTCTTTCATTTTCTGAATCATGTCATTTAATTCAACAAATAACTTTTGTCCTTCCTTTTCACGCTCATCTACTAGTCTTTTCAAAGTATCCAAAATAACACTCTCAGAAAATTCCCAAAGCTCTTCTACAACTTCATCGCTAAAATCTCCTCTAAAAATTTCCTTAAATATTAAAAGATCACCTACGCTCAATAAATTTTGTATCCCAAGCTGCTCCCTTAAGCTTTCAAGACTTTCAAAATACGATTTTGCCATTACATAATCTATATTCAAATCCACAGGTGTTAAAAATTTTACATTTAATCTAAGATAAGCTTTTCCCCTTTTTATCCTGTTTGCAATAATTCTGTTTATTTTTATTTCCTTTGAACTTAGATAATACGGCACCCCTACAAAAACATCTAAACCTTTTGAATTTAAGGTCTTTATTTCACAAGATACTTTAAATTTTTCGGAAACTTTTTCAACTTTCGCATATCCTGTCATACTTTTCACATAAATCACTCCTATAAATAATTATACACAATTTTTTGCAAATTTCAAAGTTTTTTTCAATTTTTCAACATTATTTAAAAAAAAAAAAAAGACAGGACCCAAAAGGGTCCTATAATGAGGGCTTTATCTCATCCGCCTACTGTTTTGCAATAGCAATTCCTTCTTCAATAGCCTTTTTATTAACCTCAATTAAATTTGCCTTTTTACCCGTTAATTTTTTCTCTAGTGCTTTAAACAAACTTTCCTTCGAAACAATATTTGTTACACCAATAACAGCACCTAACATGACCATATTAGCAACCTTTAAATTTCCTAACTTATCTGCTATTTCATTACACGGGACCTTCTTAATGTTGATATCAACTTTTCTATCAGCTTCCCTATCAATAACTGATTCATTTAAGAAAAGATAACCATTTTCAGTAACTACATTTTGGAACTTTAGCATCGACGGAATATTCATCGCAACTACAACCTCTGCTTGGTCAACTACCGGAGATGCTACTTCTTTGTCTTCCACAACCACTGTACAATTTGCCGTCCCACCTCGCATTTCAGGACCATATGATGGCATCCATGTAACATTTTTCCCCTCTATCATTCCCGCATATGCAAGAATTTGCCCCATTAACATTACACCTTGCCCACCAAATCCTGCAAAAATAAACCTCATTTTTCATCACCAACCTTATCAACAAAAATTCCCAATGGATATTCAGGAATCATATTTTCTTCAAGCCACTTGCCGGCGGAAACGGGATCTATACCCCAATTTGTTGGACATGTTGATAAGACCTCTACCATTCCAAACCCTAGACCTTTCACTTGAGCCAAAAATGCCTTTTTTATTGCTTTTTTTGTTTTTTCAACATCTTGTGGTGTATTTACTTTAGTTCTTGCAAGATATGCAACACCTTTTGCTTCTTTTAAGAATTCACACATATGCATTGGATATCCATCATTTTCTGCTGTTCTTCCGTATGGAGTTGTAGTCGATTTCATACCAAGTAATGTAGTTGGTGCCATTTGACCACCTGTCATACCATAAATAGCATTATTTACAAATATTGTAGTAATTTTTTCGCCTCTATTTGCCGCATGCATAATTTCGGCCGTACCAATTGCCGCTAAATCACCATCACCTTGATATGTAAACACATACAAATCTGGACGTGCTCTTTTCATACCAGTAGCAACTGCCGGAGCTCTACCATGAGGTGCTATAGTTCCATCCATGTTAAAAAACTGATAAGCAAAAACGGAACAACCTATTGGGGAAACAACCAAAGTTTTTTCTCTTATCCCAAGCTCATCAATAACTTCTGCAATCAATCTATGAATAATTCCATGATGACAACCTGGGCAATAAGTAAATTCCTTTCCCGTTAACGATTCTGGCATTTTATGCAAAACCTTTCTCATTTCACTCACCTCCTAATTTCCTCTTTAAGTGCATTTAAAATTTCAGTTGGTGTTGGGACTACTCCACCCATCCTTGAATAGAACTTTACTGGTTTTTTACCTTTTACAGCAAGCTTTACATCTTCGAGCATTTGTCCCATATTCATTTCAACATCAAAGAACATATCTACCCTATCAACTAATTTTTCTAATTGTTCATATGGGAATGGCCATACGGTAATAGGTCTAAATAATCCCACTTTTAATCCTTCTTCACGTGCTATGTCAACAACACTTTTTGCAATTCTTCCAATTGTTCCAAAAGCGGTAATCACTATTTCTGCATCATCTGTTCTGTATTCTTCCCATCTTACTTCATTTTCTTCTATCTTTCTATATATCTCAACTAATTCTAAATTCATCTTTTCAAGATTGTATGGATCAATGTCAAAAGAAGTAACAATGTGCGGTTCTCTACCCTTTGCACCTGTTAATGCCCAATCACTGTGATCAGGTAATGTAGATAAATCTCTAAACTCTGGAAATACAACCGGCTCCATCATTTGCCCCAATAAACCATCTGCCAATATCAACGCAGGTGTTCTATACTTATCAGAAAGATCAAATGCCAAAACAGTTAAATCAACTGCTTCCTGTACTGTAGATGGTGCAAGTACAATTAATCTGTAATCTCCATGACCTCCACCTTTTGTTGCTTGCCAATAATCACCTTGCGCTGGCTGAATATCACCAAGTCCGGGACCACCTCGTACTACATTTACAAAAACAGCAGGCAATTTTGCACACGCCATATATGATACACCTTCCATCATTAAACTAAAACCTGGAGATGATGTAGAAGTCATAACTCTCTTCCCTGTACAAGCTGCTCCATACAACATGTTAACTGTTGCAACTTCACTTTCCGTTTGTAAAAACACTCCGCCTACTTCTGGAAGTCTCTTTGCCATATATTCCGGGAGTTCACTTTGAGGGGTTATTGGATAACCAAAAAAGTGCCTACAACCTGCTCTAATAGCGGCTTCGCCTATTGCTTCCGTACCCTTAACCATTACCTTTTCCATATCTTTCCCTCCTCACTCTTCCCTGTAAACTGTTATACATACATCAGGACACATTCTATAACAAAAACCACATGCAATACATTTTTCCAAATGTTTTGCTTCAGCTGGATGGTAACCTTTACTATTAAATTCTTCTGAAAATTCAATAACCTTCATTGGACAGGCATTAATACACAATCCACAACCCTTACATCTTTCCTGATCAATTTCAATATATCCTTTTACCTTAGGCATTTTCACACCCTCCTTAAAAATCCATTTTCATAAACCTTTCGATTCTAAATTTTGGAAATCTTGTCTCAAAATCATCTAAAAAATTTGGAATTACTGTGTATTTTACTGGAACATTTAATATTTTTGATGCCTCTTCCAAAATTTTTTCTCCTTGAAGAATTACATCCTTTGTGGTTTCTTTAGACAAATTCGTGTTATTAACCAAATAATCAATTTTAATTTTTGCAACTTTACTTAACTGTTCATATGTTTTGACAATACCATCAACATTTGAAGTAAAAGGTCTTTTAGTGTTTACTACCATGCAAATTTCCGTATTCTTTAAATGAGGTCTCAAATATCCAACTACAACCACTCCATTTTCTTCTCCACCAACATCTAATACCGTCTTATACTCGGGATTACCCAGGTATCCTGCAACTGCACCGGTAACTATTGGCAAATCCGCATGTTTTAAAGCACCTGGAGGGGTTATTACCTTAACACCTTTTACCTCTAATTCTTCAATAACATCCCTTGTTCTAAAATATGGAGAAATTATATCCACATCCGCAATTGCAACCTTTTCATATTCCTCTCTCAATTTCAAGGCATAATTTATTGCAACTTCTGTTTTTCCACTTCCAAACAAACCTATAAACACAAAATTTTTAGCCACGTTTTTGCACCTCTTCGCTATAATCTTTTGCTATTTCAACACCTTTTAAAACTCTTAACGCTCCCATTGCAAGAGCTTTTTCTTCATCTCCGCCTGGATAAACTAAAACAGGTGCAATAAATTCTACATACTCTTTTAACCACCTAACCATATACCTTTCATCATATGCCAATCCACCCGTTAAAACTATGGCATCAACTTCTCCTTTCAATGCTGCAGCCATTCTTCCAATCCACTTTGCAATTTGATAAGCCATCGCTTTGTATATCAATCTTGTTTTTTCATCTCCTTGAGAAATCATTTCCTGTACTTTCATCGCATCATTTGTTCCAAGATAAGCCACTAAACCACCTTGTCCTTTTATTCTTTTCTTCATAAAATCTAAGGTGTATTTCCCAGAATAACACATATCAATCAACTGTGTAAGTGGTAATGTTCCACTCCTTTCAGGGGTAAATGGACCATCACCATCTAGTGCATTGTTTACATCAACAACTTTACCATTTCTATGTGCTCCTATAGAAATACCTCCACCCATATGTACAACAATTAAATTCACTTCTTCATAATCTTTTCCCAATTCTTCTGCCGCACGTCTTGCAACGGCTTTCTGATTCAACGCATGAAATATTGATTTTCTCTCGAACATTGGATGTCCTGAAACTTTTGCAATCTTATCCATTTCATCCACCACTACTGGATCTACAATAAATGAAGGGATACCATGTTGCTTAGAAATTTCATAAGCTATAACAGCACCTAAATTCGATGCATGTTCTCCATATTTACCTTCTTTTAATTCGCTAACCATTAACTCATCTACTTTATACGTACCACTTTGTATAGGTTGAACAAGTCCTCCTCTACCAACCACCGCATCAAAATCTTCGTACCTAAACCCCAAAGTCTTCAAAAATTCTTCAATTACTCCCACTCTAAATTCATACTGATCTATTAATTTTTTAAACGGTGAAAGTTCTTCAGGAGTATGCCTTAAAGTTTTAGATGCAACCTGTTTTTCGCCCTCAAAAATGGCCAATTTGGTACTTGTTGAACCGGGATTTATAACCAATATTCTAAACATTTCTATCACCAACCATTAAACCTGTTAAGGCAAGTGATAATAGCTTTGTTTCATCAGAATCCGCCCTAGATGTTAATGCCACAGGAACTTTTGCACCTATAATTGCAGAAGCAACCTTAGCACCAGCTAAAAACACCATTGCTTTGTAGAAAATATTACCTGCTTCAATATCCGGCATTATAAGAATATCTGCATCACCAGCAACTACACTCTTTATACCCTTATGTTCCGCTGCCTCCTTTGAAACCGCATTATCAAGTGCAAATGGACCATCTACAATACATCTTTTTATTTGTTTTCGTTTATTCATTTGAGATAAAATTGCAGCTTCAATAGTTGCTGGCATTTTTGGATTAACAACTTCTACTGCTCCAAGAACTGCAACCTTTGGTTCTTCAATTCCCAACACCCTATTTGCAACTAAAACAGTGTTGTTTATAATATCAACTTTCTGTTCTAAAGTTGGAGCAATGGTCATACCAGCATCGGATACTATTAGAAGTTTGTCATAATGTGGAACTTCAAAAATACTAACCAAAGATAATGTTCTTCCGGTTCTCAAACCATATTCTTCCTTTAAAACTACTTTCATCAAATCGCCTGTTTTTATTTTTCCTTTCATTACAAAATCTGCTTTATTCTGCGAAACCATTTGGACTGCTTTTTCTGCAGCTTCTATATAATTATCCGCTTGCAAAAATTCAAACTTTCCTATTTCAATACCAACATCCTGGGCTATTTTCTTTGTTTTTTCAACATTTCCTACAAGTATCGCGTTAATAATCCCTTCATCTGTCGCTCTATCTAAAGCTTTTAAAACCACCTCATCTTCACTTGCAGCAACTGCAACTGTTTTAGGACCAAGCTTTTTTGCTTTTTCAAGTAAATCAACTAATTTTTTCATCTTTCTCACCCCAAGTCTTTGCTTTTTCTTCCCCTCTCAAAACCCTTAATGCACCCATTGCAAGTGCTTCCATTTCAAATTCTCCAGGAACCGAAAAAACAGGTGCAAATTTAAACACGTATGATTTGATTTTTTCAACAATTTTTGGATTATTTGCGATACCACCTGTA is a genomic window containing:
- a CDS encoding M42 family metallopeptidase, producing MYLKELSEINGVSGNEQKVRDFILDKIKDKVDKYWIDRMGNLIVFKKGKSKAKVVLDAHMDEVGFMVTKINDDGTLSFMPVGGVDPRVVIGKKVIINDEIVGIIGFKAIHLQDSPYKTPEFSQLSIDAGFSSKKEAEKKVKIGDYVAFTTKYKEVGNFATGKAFDDRGGCSILIDLIEKNIKTDYDLYFVFSVQEETGLRGSAVVAEQIQPDFAIAIETTTAGDNPELDKELWATHLGEGPAITFMHSGYVIDKNLFESLVKTAKDNNIPFQYKRRTAGGTNAARYARSAYGIPSAVISIPSRYIHSPLIVINLEDYKNTVLLLQKFLEEAPIK
- a CDS encoding DNA-directed RNA polymerase subunit omega → MNPVINYDELLKKIPYKFAIPIAVAKRAENLKEFAHSYVETWDNNYVSIALKELSEGYIRIKNEEILKVLIPNVK
- the gmk gene encoding guanylate kinase, coding for MEGTLIVVSGPSGVGKTSIINALLNKLDRIVFSVSCTTRPPRPGEINGVDYFFISKEEFKKMRENGEFLEWAQVHGNLYGTPKKFVVENIKKGNRIILDIDVQGALQVKKNFSDAVFVFVAPPSYKVLRDRLLKRGTESEEIMLKRFENAKWEMSKIKEFDYLIINSDLEKSIIAMKSIVIAESYKTKRIFDEELEEKLLKGGK
- a CDS encoding DUF370 domain-containing protein, which codes for MFGLINIGFGNVIAGDRIVAIVNPESAPLKRLKEDAKEEGKLIDATYGRKTRAILISDSNHIILSAIQPETIAQRFMQSFFEIEEQLERIRRKG
- a CDS encoding YicC family protein, with translation MTGYAKVEKVSEKFKVSCEIKTLNSKGLDVFVGVPYYLSSKEIKINRIIANRIKRGKAYLRLNVKFLTPVDLNIDYVMAKSYFESLESLREQLGIQNLLSVGDLLIFKEIFRGDFSDEVVEELWEFSESVILDTLKRLVDEREKEGQKLFVELNDMIQKMKEIVESISSLSFKLKGEIAKKIRENVEEILPEKVELDVNQFETAVALIADKADIREEIARLKSHLTRLEELIRSDEPVGTLLNFLTQEVHREFNTILSKSRMLEITNYALEGKYINSQLKEQVQNIE
- a CDS encoding 2-oxoacid:acceptor oxidoreductase family protein, with the protein product MRFIFAGFGGQGVMLMGQILAYAGMIEGKNVTWMPSYGPEMRGGTANCTVVVEDKEVASPVVDQAEVVVAMNIPSMLKFQNVVTENGYLFLNESVIDREADRKVDINIKKVPCNEIADKLGNLKVANMVMLGAVIGVTNIVSKESLFKALEKKLTGKKANLIEVNKKAIEEGIAIAKQ
- a CDS encoding thiamine pyrophosphate-dependent enzyme, with translation MRKVLHKMPESLTGKEFTYCPGCHHGIIHRLIAEVIDELGIREKTLVVSPIGCSVFAYQFFNMDGTIAPHGRAPAVATGMKRARPDLYVFTYQGDGDLAAIGTAEIMHAANRGEKITTIFVNNAIYGMTGGQMAPTTLLGMKSTTTPYGRTAENDGYPMHMCEFLKEAKGVAYLARTKVNTPQDVEKTKKAIKKAFLAQVKGLGFGMVEVLSTCPTNWGIDPVSAGKWLEENMIPEYPLGIFVDKVGDEK
- a CDS encoding 3-methyl-2-oxobutanoate dehydrogenase subunit VorB; protein product: MEKVMVKGTEAIGEAAIRAGCRHFFGYPITPQSELPEYMAKRLPEVGGVFLQTESEVATVNMLYGAACTGKRVMTSTSSPGFSLMMEGVSYMACAKLPAVFVNVVRGGPGLGDIQPAQGDYWQATKGGGHGDYRLIVLAPSTVQEAVDLTVLAFDLSDKYRTPALILADGLLGQMMEPVVFPEFRDLSTLPDHSDWALTGAKGREPHIVTSFDIDPYNLEKMNLELVEIYRKIEENEVRWEEYRTDDAEIVITAFGTIGRIAKSVVDIAREEGLKVGLFRPITVWPFPYEQLEKLVDRVDMFFDVEMNMGQMLEDVKLAVKGKKPVKFYSRMGGVVPTPTEILNALKEEIRR
- a CDS encoding 4Fe-4S dicluster domain-containing protein, producing MPKVKGYIEIDQERCKGCGLCINACPMKVIEFSEEFNSKGYHPAEAKHLEKCIACGFCYRMCPDVCITVYREE
- the buk gene encoding butyrate kinase translates to MFRILVINPGSTSTKLAIFEGEKQVASKTLRHTPEELSPFKKLIDQYEFRVGVIEEFLKTLGFRYEDFDAVVGRGGLVQPIQSGTYKVDELMVSELKEGKYGEHASNLGAVIAYEISKQHGIPSFIVDPVVVDEMDKIAKVSGHPMFERKSIFHALNQKAVARRAAEELGKDYEEVNLIVVHMGGGISIGAHRNGKVVDVNNALDGDGPFTPERSGTLPLTQLIDMCYSGKYTLDFMKKRIKGQGGLVAYLGTNDAMKVQEMISQGDEKTRLIYKAMAYQIAKWIGRMAAALKGEVDAIVLTGGLAYDERYMVRWLKEYVEFIAPVLVYPGGDEEKALAMGALRVLKGVEIAKDYSEEVQKRG
- a CDS encoding bifunctional enoyl-CoA hydratase/phosphate acetyltransferase — protein: MKKLVDLLEKAKKLGPKTVAVAASEDEVVLKALDRATDEGIINAILVGNVEKTKKIAQDVGIEIGKFEFLQADNYIEAAEKAVQMVSQNKADFVMKGKIKTGDLMKVVLKEEYGLRTGRTLSLVSIFEVPHYDKLLIVSDAGMTIAPTLEQKVDIINNTVLVANRVLGIEEPKVAVLGAVEVVNPKMPATIEAAILSQMNKRKQIKRCIVDGPFALDNAVSKEAAEHKGIKSVVAGDADILIMPDIEAGNIFYKAMVFLAGAKVASAIIGAKVPVALTSRADSDETKLLSLALTGLMVGDRNV